ACCTCCTGATGTTTTATATCCGCCTTGTCCGAATTTACCCCCTGCATGTAGTACAGTGAATATTACTTCTACTGTCGGTTTTCCAGAGGCATGTATACCTGTAGGCATACCACGACCATTATCTTCTATTGTAATACTCTCATCTTTATTAATAGTTACTGAAATTTCATTCCCATGACCATTCAATACTTCATCGACGGAGTTATCGACAACTTCATACACTAAATGATGTAATCCGCGTTTATCGGTTGAACCAATATACATACCAGGTCTCTTTCTAACAGCTTCGAGTCCTTCTAGTACTTGGATAGAATCATCCGAGTAATTATTTTGCTTATTCATTGCCAATCGTTTCGCCCTCCTACAAACGTACGTTCGTTTTTAAAACTATACAATAGTTATTCTTATATAAATTTGCGTAAATTGCAAGCGTCAAAGTGATAATTCAGTAACAAATCATGCATATATTTCAATTTTTATTCGTCTAATTATAGGTCATGTGGTAAAATAAACGTAACGTCATTAAAGGATGTGTAAATGTATATGATGATAGTAATTATGTTAATTCTAAGTTACCTCATTGGTGCATTTCCAAGTGGCTATGTGATCGGAAAGTTATTTTTTAAAAAAGATATTAGACAATTTGGAAGCGGAAACACTGGTGCAACAAACAGTTTTAGAGTATTAGGCAAACCAGCTGGTGCTTTAGTTACATTTTTAGATATATTTAAAGGTTTTATCGTAGTATTTTTCCCATTATGGTTGCCTGTCCATGTTGATGGCCCAATAAGTACATTTTTCACAAATGGCTTAATCGTTGGTGCATTTGCAATTTTAGGACACGTATACCCTATCTATTTAGGTTTTAAAGGTGGTAAAGCTGTAGCTACAAGTGCTGGTGTAGTATTTGGCGTTAATCCAATTTTATTATTAGTATTAGCAGTCATTTTCTTCGCAATTTTATATTTAACTAAATATGTATCATTATCAAGTATAATTGCATCAATTTGTTGTATTATAGGCGCGTTGCTTATTCGAGATTATATTTTGTTAGTAGTCAGTGCATGTATTGGTGTATTGCTAATCTTTAGACATAGAACAAATATAGTAAGAATATTTAAAGGCGAAGAACCTAAGATAAAATGGATGTAAATAGTCGATAAACTATTAACTTTTTAAGTAACAATCAGTGTTTAAATGTGAGGTAGTCATGTAAATCAACATGCTCTATAGGTTAAAGCGTTATTTAAAATCTTCACCGATTTTAAATAGCGCTTTTTTATAATTGTATATGTTATAAATTCACATTAGTAATTTTAACTACTAACACGTATTGAATTCTGAGGCATATATCAGAATTTTGTTAAAAATAATATGCTATACTGGAATTATCATATACATAAATGGGTATTATAGTACAGTATCAAGATTAAATTTGTAAATTCACCATGTAAGTTTTCACTTACAAAACGAGAGGAGACTTTTATTATGAAAATAGAACTTTCAGACAGAGCGGTAAAATGGTTCAAGGATGAACTTGATTTACCAGAAGAAAATAAAGTCTTACATTTTTACGTACGCTATGGTGGCGAAATACAATTAAAACAAGGATTTAGCCCTGCATTTAGCGTCGACAAAAAAGATGATATTGAGATTGGTTACGAGAATAACTTTGATGAGTTAGATGTTGTCATCTCTGAAAAAGACTTATGGTATTTTGAAGATGATGATTTATATATAGATGTAGACGAAGACTCAGAAGAAATAATTTACAATATTAAATAAAGTAAGAGCCGCTATTAGTTATTAATAGTGGCTCTTTTATTTGGATTACAATCCATTAATGACTTCTCTTGTTTCATCA
The Staphylococcus kloosii genome window above contains:
- the plsY gene encoding glycerol-3-phosphate 1-O-acyltransferase PlsY codes for the protein MMIVIMLILSYLIGAFPSGYVIGKLFFKKDIRQFGSGNTGATNSFRVLGKPAGALVTFLDIFKGFIVVFFPLWLPVHVDGPISTFFTNGLIVGAFAILGHVYPIYLGFKGGKAVATSAGVVFGVNPILLLVLAVIFFAILYLTKYVSLSSIIASICCIIGALLIRDYILLVVSACIGVLLIFRHRTNIVRIFKGEEPKIKWM
- a CDS encoding HesB/YadR/YfhF family protein yields the protein MKIELSDRAVKWFKDELDLPEENKVLHFYVRYGGEIQLKQGFSPAFSVDKKDDIEIGYENNFDELDVVISEKDLWYFEDDDLYIDVDEDSEEIIYNIK